Proteins from one Lachnospiraceae bacterium KGMB03038 genomic window:
- the rsmH gene encoding 16S rRNA (cytosine(1402)-N(4))-methyltransferase RsmH, which translates to MEFEHTSVLLEETVNGLNIKPDGIYVDGTLGGGGHAYEICKRLGPKGSIVGIDQDGAAIEAAGIRLKDFGEKVTIVRSNYRDMKSQLQQLGIDKVDGIVLDLGVSSYQLDTAERGFSYREDAPLDMRMDTRQNMTARDIVNGYGEQELYHMIRDYGEDKFAKNIAKHIVEAREKAPVETTGQLVEIIRQSIPMKFQKKSGHPAKRTFQAIRIELNRELDVLRDSLDDMIELLNPGGRICIITFHSLEDRIVKAAFRKNENPCTCPSDFPVCVCGNVPKGSIVTRKPILPSKEEMERNSRSKSAKLRIFERC; encoded by the coding sequence ATGGAGTTCGAACACACATCGGTATTACTTGAAGAAACTGTAAACGGCCTGAATATCAAACCTGACGGGATCTATGTGGATGGAACGCTGGGGGGCGGAGGACATGCCTATGAGATCTGCAAAAGGTTAGGGCCTAAGGGGAGTATTGTAGGAATAGACCAGGATGGGGCAGCCATCGAGGCTGCGGGCATCCGACTGAAAGACTTCGGGGAGAAAGTCACGATCGTACGGAGCAACTATCGTGATATGAAGTCGCAGCTCCAACAGCTTGGCATTGACAAGGTCGATGGGATCGTGCTCGATCTGGGCGTATCCTCTTATCAGTTAGATACGGCAGAGCGGGGATTCTCCTATCGCGAAGATGCGCCTCTGGATATGCGGATGGATACTCGTCAGAATATGACGGCCAGGGACATCGTCAATGGCTACGGCGAACAAGAACTCTATCATATGATTCGGGATTACGGGGAGGACAAGTTCGCCAAAAATATCGCAAAACATATTGTTGAAGCGAGAGAGAAAGCGCCTGTAGAGACGACAGGGCAGCTGGTAGAGATCATACGCCAGTCCATTCCCATGAAATTTCAAAAGAAATCAGGACATCCCGCCAAACGGACGTTTCAGGCGATCCGTATTGAACTCAACAGAGAGTTGGATGTACTTAGGGATTCGCTGGATGATATGATCGAATTATTGAATCCAGGCGGGCGGATCTGTATTATTACGTTCCACTCGTTAGAGGACAGGATTGTGAAAGCGGCTTTTCGGAAAAATGAGAATCCCTGCACCTGTCCCAGTGACTTTCCCGTATGTGTATGCGGAAACGTCCCAAAGGGGAGTATAGTAACCAGAAAACCAATTCTGCCAAGTAAAGAAGAAATGGAAAGAAACAGCCGTTCTAAGAGCGCCAAGCTTCGGATATTTGAACGGTGTTAG
- the pflB gene encoding formate C-acetyltransferase, with protein MFTQWEGFKGGSWREHIDVRDFIQKNYRPYEGDESFLAPPTQRTEKLLRKLENLMALEREFGGVLDIDTQTVTSLLNYKPGYLDKDQEIIVGLQTDRPLKRGVNPFGGLRMTREACRAYGYELSQKVEDEFQYRTTHNDGVFRVYNKATKAARHCGLITGLPDAYGRGRIIGDYRRAALYGIDFLIQEKQKDKDRIGMEDMDVDHIRQLEELYQQINFLGKLKEMAAMYGYDISGPAGNAKEAVQWLYFAYLGAIKEQNGAAMSLGRTATFLDIYFERDLKRGILTEEEAQEIIDDFVMKLRMARHLRTPEYNELFAGDPMWITESLGGMGEDGRCLVTKNTYRMLHTLYNLKPSAEPNLTILWSEKLPENFKRYCAKVSCDTDAIQYENDDLMRPRYGDDYGIACCVSAMRIGKEMQFFGARANLAKMLLMALNGGKDEKQNIQVGPEHEPYQGEYLEYDKVMELLDIYRPWLAKMYANTMNVIHYMHDKYAYEKTQMALHDTEVHRYMAFGVAGMSVLADSLSAIRYAKVRCVRDPETGLITDYQVEGEYPAFGNDDDRVDELAKEQVRLFCEELKKQKLYRNAEPTLSILTITSNVVYGKKTGSTPDGRKAGEPFAPGANPMHGRDKSGALASLNSVAKLSYDWCRDGISNTFSIVPEAMGKTEEERLRNLTAVLDGYFQQMAHHLNVNVLNRSTLLDAYEHPERYPNLTIRVSGYAVNFVKLSKEQQREVISRTFHERI; from the coding sequence ATGTTTACACAGTGGGAAGGATTTAAAGGTGGAAGCTGGCGGGAGCATATTGACGTAAGGGACTTTATCCAGAAAAATTACCGGCCTTACGAGGGGGATGAAAGTTTTCTCGCGCCGCCTACACAGCGGACAGAAAAACTGCTGCGCAAGCTGGAGAACCTGATGGCTCTGGAGCGGGAATTTGGCGGGGTGCTGGATATCGATACCCAGACAGTCACCTCTCTTTTGAACTATAAGCCTGGATACCTGGATAAAGACCAGGAGATCATTGTGGGACTGCAGACAGACCGTCCTTTGAAGAGGGGAGTAAATCCTTTTGGAGGTCTTAGGATGACGCGGGAAGCCTGCCGGGCCTATGGATATGAACTGTCCCAGAAGGTGGAAGATGAATTCCAGTACCGGACTACTCACAACGATGGGGTATTCCGAGTGTACAACAAGGCTACCAAAGCGGCCCGGCACTGCGGACTGATCACCGGTCTGCCAGACGCCTATGGAAGAGGCAGGATCATTGGAGATTACCGGAGGGCGGCTCTCTACGGGATTGATTTTCTGATCCAGGAGAAGCAGAAAGACAAAGACCGGATCGGTATGGAAGATATGGATGTAGATCATATCCGGCAGCTGGAAGAGTTGTACCAGCAGATCAATTTCCTGGGAAAACTGAAAGAGATGGCGGCGATGTACGGCTATGACATCAGCGGCCCGGCCGGAAATGCCAAAGAAGCGGTCCAGTGGCTTTATTTCGCTTACCTTGGGGCGATCAAGGAGCAGAACGGGGCGGCCATGAGTTTGGGAAGAACAGCTACATTTCTGGATATTTATTTTGAGAGAGATCTAAAGCGTGGGATCCTGACGGAAGAAGAAGCGCAGGAGATCATCGATGATTTTGTGATGAAGCTTCGTATGGCAAGGCATCTGCGGACGCCGGAGTACAACGAGCTGTTTGCCGGAGATCCTATGTGGATCACGGAATCTCTGGGAGGCATGGGAGAAGACGGAAGATGCCTGGTAACAAAGAATACCTACCGGATGCTGCATACACTGTACAATCTGAAGCCTTCCGCGGAGCCGAATCTGACCATCCTGTGGTCGGAGAAGCTGCCGGAGAATTTCAAACGGTACTGCGCCAAGGTTTCCTGTGATACCGATGCCATCCAGTACGAAAATGACGATCTGATGCGGCCAAGATACGGGGATGATTACGGAATTGCCTGCTGTGTCTCCGCCATGCGGATCGGCAAGGAGATGCAGTTCTTTGGCGCCAGGGCAAACCTGGCTAAGATGCTTTTGATGGCCTTAAACGGCGGAAAAGACGAGAAGCAGAATATACAGGTGGGACCGGAGCATGAGCCTTACCAAGGAGAGTACCTGGAATATGATAAGGTAATGGAACTGCTTGATATCTACCGGCCCTGGCTGGCGAAGATGTACGCCAACACCATGAATGTGATCCATTATATGCATGACAAATACGCCTATGAGAAGACTCAGATGGCCCTCCATGATACAGAGGTCCACCGCTATATGGCTTTTGGCGTAGCTGGCATGAGCGTGCTGGCGGATTCGCTTTCCGCGATCCGTTACGCAAAGGTCCGCTGTGTGAGAGACCCGGAGACAGGGCTTATTACCGACTACCAGGTGGAAGGAGAGTATCCGGCCTTTGGAAACGACGATGACCGGGTGGATGAACTGGCAAAAGAACAGGTAAGGCTGTTCTGCGAAGAATTGAAAAAGCAGAAATTATACCGGAACGCGGAACCTACGCTGTCGATCCTGACCATTACTTCAAATGTAGTGTACGGCAAGAAAACAGGATCTACTCCGGATGGAAGAAAAGCGGGAGAGCCGTTTGCTCCAGGAGCGAATCCCATGCATGGACGGGATAAGAGCGGGGCGCTGGCATCTTTGAATTCCGTGGCGAAGCTTTCCTATGACTGGTGCAGGGACGGCATCTCGAACACCTTTTCCATTGTGCCGGAGGCGATGGGAAAGACAGAGGAGGAACGGCTGCGCAACCTGACGGCGGTGCTGGATGGATATTTCCAGCAGATGGCCCATCACCTGAACGTAAATGTACTGAACCGCAGTACCCTTCTTGATGCTTACGAACATCCGGAGCGATATCCTAATCTTACGATCCGGGTGTCCGGATATGCGGTGAATTTTGTGAAGCTTTCGAAAGAACAGCAAAGGGAAGTGATCTCAAGGACGTTCCATGAGCGAATTTAA
- the fba gene encoding class II fructose-1,6-bisphosphate aldolase, which yields MPLVTTKEMFKKAYEGGYAIGAFNVNNMEIVQGITEAAGELNSPLILQVSAGARKYAKHAYLTKLVEAALLENDIPIALHLDHGADFEICKSCIDGGFTSVMIDGSKYSFEENIALTKKVVEYAHEKGVVVEGELGKLAGIEDDVNVNAEDASYTRPEEVEEFVSRTGVDSLAIAIGTSHGAFKFKPGQKPQLRFDILEEIEKRLPNFPIVLHGASSVSQEYVKIIQANGGNLADAIGIPEDMLRQAAKSAVCKINIDSDLRLAMTAGVREVLHQKPEVFDPREYLKVGRAYVKEVVAHKIVNVLGSDGKA from the coding sequence ATGCCATTGGTAACAACAAAAGAAATGTTTAAAAAGGCATATGAGGGAGGATACGCGATCGGCGCGTTCAACGTGAACAATATGGAGATTGTCCAGGGAATCACAGAAGCGGCCGGAGAACTGAATTCTCCATTGATCCTGCAGGTTTCCGCGGGGGCAAGAAAGTATGCGAAGCACGCCTATCTGACCAAGCTTGTGGAGGCGGCTCTCTTGGAAAATGATATTCCGATCGCCCTGCACCTGGATCACGGCGCTGATTTTGAGATCTGTAAATCCTGCATCGACGGCGGATTTACCTCTGTTATGATCGATGGATCTAAATATTCTTTTGAGGAGAATATCGCTCTGACTAAGAAGGTTGTGGAATACGCTCATGAGAAAGGCGTAGTGGTAGAAGGAGAACTTGGAAAGCTTGCGGGAATCGAAGACGATGTAAACGTAAACGCGGAAGACGCTTCCTATACACGTCCGGAAGAAGTAGAAGAATTTGTAAGCCGCACAGGAGTAGATTCTCTTGCCATCGCCATCGGTACGAGCCACGGGGCGTTTAAATTCAAACCAGGCCAGAAGCCGCAGCTTCGGTTTGATATCCTGGAGGAGATCGAGAAACGTCTTCCAAACTTCCCGATCGTACTTCACGGAGCTTCCTCTGTATCTCAGGAGTATGTGAAGATCATTCAGGCAAACGGCGGAAATCTGGCCGACGCTATTGGAATTCCGGAGGATATGCTGAGACAGGCGGCAAAATCCGCTGTATGTAAGATCAACATTGATTCTGACCTGCGTCTTGCCATGACGGCAGGCGTCAGAGAAGTCCTGCATCAGAAACCGGAAGTATTTGATCCGCGTGAATATCTGAAGGTTGGACGGGCATATGTCAAAGAAGTCGTAGCTCACAAGATCGTCAACGTTCTGGGAAGCGACGGAAAAGCGTAA
- the mraZ gene encoding division/cell wall cluster transcriptional repressor MraZ, producing MLKGEYSHNIDPKGRLIIPAKFRDDLGENFVITKGMEHCLYVYPENEWNAFEEKLNALPTTTDKKARAFAYFFQGSAADGDLDKQGRTLIPSVLRDYAKLEKEVVFIGMGKRAEIWDKARWDEKNAEVELNIEDIASDMEESGFSI from the coding sequence ATGTTGAAAGGAGAGTACAGTCATAATATTGACCCGAAAGGCAGATTGATCATTCCCGCTAAGTTTCGTGACGATCTTGGGGAGAATTTCGTCATTACAAAAGGAATGGAACACTGCTTGTACGTATATCCGGAAAACGAATGGAACGCCTTTGAAGAGAAACTGAACGCCTTACCCACCACCACAGACAAAAAAGCCCGTGCTTTCGCGTATTTCTTTCAGGGAAGCGCGGCGGACGGGGACCTTGATAAGCAAGGGAGAACCTTGATCCCATCGGTTCTCAGGGACTATGCCAAATTAGAAAAGGAAGTAGTCTTTATCGGTATGGGGAAGCGTGCCGAGATCTGGGACAAAGCAAGATGGGATGAAAAGAATGCTGAAGTGGAACTCAACATTGAGGATATCGCATCCGATATGGAAGAGAGCGGATTCAGTATCTAG
- a CDS encoding DegV family protein: protein MSYKIVVDSCGELTKEMKESGHFETASLEIDVNGHHIIDDETFDQARFLQLVSESPECPKSSCPSPERYMEAFHCEEEHVYAVTLSAELSGSYNSAQLGKKLYHEEYGEKDIYIFNSRSASVGETLIAKKAAECEEKGMSFQETIDAVEAYIQEQDTYFVLETLETLRKNGRLTGLKAIVASALNIKPVMGATPNGTICQLGQARGIKKALSKMVDEIIKNLKNPTEKILAISHCNCPKRAEDVADMLKERASFKDVIILDTAGISSMYASDGGVIVVV from the coding sequence ATGAGTTATAAGATTGTTGTGGACAGCTGTGGAGAATTGACGAAAGAAATGAAGGAATCTGGACATTTTGAGACGGCGTCTCTGGAGATTGATGTCAATGGACATCATATTATTGATGACGAGACCTTTGATCAGGCGAGATTTTTGCAGCTGGTATCTGAGTCGCCGGAATGTCCCAAATCCTCCTGCCCTTCTCCGGAAAGATACATGGAAGCGTTTCACTGCGAAGAAGAACATGTTTACGCGGTAACGCTTTCCGCGGAACTGAGCGGATCATACAACAGCGCTCAGCTGGGAAAAAAGCTGTATCATGAGGAATATGGGGAAAAGGACATCTATATATTCAATTCCCGCTCCGCTTCGGTAGGCGAGACTTTGATCGCCAAGAAGGCGGCGGAATGTGAAGAAAAGGGGATGAGCTTCCAGGAGACCATTGATGCGGTGGAAGCATATATTCAAGAACAAGATACGTATTTTGTGCTGGAGACCCTGGAGACGCTCCGTAAAAACGGGAGACTGACTGGATTGAAAGCAATCGTGGCCTCCGCGCTGAATATTAAACCGGTAATGGGGGCGACGCCTAATGGAACCATCTGTCAGCTTGGACAGGCCAGAGGGATCAAAAAGGCCTTGAGTAAGATGGTGGATGAGATTATCAAAAATCTGAAAAATCCTACAGAAAAGATTCTGGCGATTTCTCACTGCAACTGTCCAAAGCGGGCGGAAGATGTGGCGGATATGTTAAAAGAGCGGGCTTCATTTAAGGATGTCATTATTCTTGACACGGCAGGGATCAGCAGTATGTACGCATCCGACGGCGGTGTGATCGTGGTTGTATAA
- a CDS encoding cell division protein FtsW, which yields MAGTRRKKKENKGPVPVRYYDYSLMAVLVFLVCFGLVMLYSTSAYSAMIEYNDSMYYFKRQIIFCILGFVIIYVVSKINYHWYIRRAKAFYIISLAAMALVQTPLGKEVNGARRWIQLPLGQQFQPSELTKIAVILFIPVVICKMGKEFKTMVGAAKALAWGAVAAAGVLFLTENLSTALIVLGISCAIIFVAHPRTKPFVILFAAGIASFVILVLTLGNQLASSSNFRFRRLAVWLNLEEYAETGGYQTLQGLYAIGSGGFFGKGLGNSAQKMVIPEVQNDMILTVICEELGVFGVIVLLVLFGMLLYRILVIAQNAPDLYGSLIVTGIFAHIALQVFLNVAVVTNILPNTGVTLPFISYGGTSVLFLMAEMGIVLGVSRTIKFSE from the coding sequence ATGGCAGGGACGCGCAGAAAGAAAAAAGAGAATAAAGGACCAGTCCCGGTCAGATATTATGATTATAGTCTGATGGCGGTACTGGTCTTTCTTGTTTGTTTCGGACTGGTGATGTTATACAGCACCAGCGCTTACAGCGCAATGATCGAATATAATGACAGCATGTACTATTTTAAGCGGCAGATCATATTCTGTATCTTGGGATTTGTCATTATTTATGTAGTGTCCAAGATCAATTATCATTGGTATATCCGCAGGGCGAAAGCTTTCTACATTATTTCTTTGGCCGCGATGGCTTTGGTACAGACGCCTCTTGGCAAGGAAGTTAATGGCGCCAGACGGTGGATCCAGCTTCCGCTGGGGCAGCAGTTCCAGCCTTCTGAGCTTACGAAGATCGCGGTGATCCTGTTTATCCCGGTGGTGATCTGTAAGATGGGGAAAGAATTTAAAACTATGGTGGGAGCCGCGAAAGCTCTGGCTTGGGGAGCTGTGGCGGCCGCCGGAGTGCTGTTTTTGACAGAGAACTTAAGTACGGCGCTTATTGTGCTTGGAATCAGCTGCGCTATTATTTTCGTTGCCCATCCAAGGACGAAGCCGTTTGTTATTTTGTTTGCCGCCGGCATTGCTAGTTTTGTGATACTGGTGCTGACACTGGGGAATCAGCTTGCTTCCAGCAGTAATTTCCGGTTCCGGAGGCTTGCTGTGTGGCTCAACCTGGAAGAATACGCGGAAACCGGCGGCTACCAGACTCTTCAGGGACTTTACGCAATCGGGTCTGGCGGGTTCTTCGGCAAGGGGCTGGGGAACAGCGCTCAGAAAATGGTGATCCCGGAGGTGCAGAATGATATGATTCTTACGGTGATCTGTGAGGAATTGGGAGTCTTTGGAGTGATCGTGCTGCTGGTGCTTTTTGGTATGCTGCTGTATCGGATCTTGGTGATCGCCCAGAACGCGCCGGATCTCTATGGCTCCCTGATCGTGACGGGGATTTTTGCCCATATTGCGCTTCAGGTTTTCCTGAATGTGGCGGTAGTGACAAATATTCTTCCGAATACTGGAGTCACGCTTCCTTTCATCAGTTATGGGGGAACGTCGGTGCTGTTTTTGATGGCGGAGATGGGAATTGTTCTGGGAGTGTCAAGAACGATCAAATTTAGTGAATAA